In Arcobacter ellisii, a genomic segment contains:
- the pgeF gene encoding peptidoglycan editing factor PgeF, with protein MSNKILINFTTIEDGNLAYHVGDIKQNVDKNRQNLALKLGFKNEDLVYMNQVHGNNVLIVDKNSEKLIDDCDGIITNTKNLPLMVMVADCIPILFYDEKKGVIAAVHAGRNSTFLRIAEITAKKMIENFACEAKDIKVIMGPSIQKCCYEVNDELLKIVKTSFGEEFCIGNNIDLQGINKKLLENLGIKEIQISNICTKCSNKPYFSFRKNPKTGRFAGIISISNV; from the coding sequence ATGAGTAATAAAATATTAATAAACTTTACAACAATAGAAGATGGAAATTTGGCATATCATGTTGGAGATATAAAACAAAATGTTGATAAAAATAGGCAAAATCTTGCTTTAAAACTTGGATTTAAAAATGAAGATTTAGTCTATATGAATCAAGTTCATGGGAATAATGTTTTAATAGTAGATAAAAATTCTGAAAAATTAATAGATGATTGTGATGGAATAATTACAAATACAAAAAATCTTCCTTTGATGGTAATGGTTGCTGATTGTATTCCAATTTTGTTTTATGATGAAAAAAAAGGTGTAATTGCAGCTGTTCATGCAGGAAGAAACTCAACTTTTTTAAGAATTGCAGAAATTACAGCAAAAAAAATGATAGAGAATTTTGCTTGTGAAGCTAAAGATATAAAAGTAATTATGGGACCATCTATTCAAAAATGTTGTTATGAAGTAAATGATGAACTTTTAAAAATAGTAAAAACTTCTTTTGGAGAAGAGTTTTGTATAGGAAACAATATAGATTTACAAGGAATCAATAAAAAATTATTGGAAAATCTAGGAATAAAAGAGATACAAATCTCAAATATTTGTACAAAATGTTCAAATAAACCATATTTTTCTTTTAGAAAAAATCCAAAAACAGGAAGATTTGCAGGAATTATAAGTATATCTAATGTTTAA
- a CDS encoding class I SAM-dependent methyltransferase → MNRFDEAAKTWDNKQTSIDSSNACVENLKKHITLKNNAQILDYGCGTGFIAFALSNETNNILGMDNSKGMVEKFNEKVKELNFSNLKAIKHNINEEDLPKNQFDLFISSMTMHHIKDTKMFAKKAYESLVDGGYICINDLEKEDGTFHAKHNNDGVEHFGYEIKELCKLFEEVGFEIISCDSVFIHERNDKKYPLFNLIGKK, encoded by the coding sequence TTGAACAGATTTGATGAAGCTGCTAAAACTTGGGATAATAAACAAACAAGTATAGATAGTTCAAATGCTTGTGTAGAGAACTTAAAAAAACATATAACTTTAAAAAACAATGCACAAATTTTAGATTATGGTTGTGGAACTGGATTTATCGCTTTTGCTTTAAGTAATGAAACAAATAACATTTTGGGAATGGATAATTCAAAAGGTATGGTTGAAAAATTTAATGAAAAAGTAAAAGAGTTAAATTTTTCAAATTTAAAAGCTATAAAACATAATATAAATGAAGAGGATTTACCAAAAAATCAATTTGATTTATTTATCTCTTCTATGACAATGCACCATATAAAAGATACTAAAATGTTTGCAAAAAAAGCTTATGAGAGTTTGGTTGATGGTGGATATATCTGTATAAATGATTTAGAAAAAGAGGATGGAACATTTCACGCTAAACATAATAACGATGGAGTTGAACACTTTGGTTATGAGATAAAAGAGCTTTGTAAACTTTTTGAAGAAGTTGGTTTTGAAATAATCTCATGTGATAGTGTATTTATACATGAAAGAAATGATAAAAAATACCCTCTTTTTAACTTAATAGGAAAAAAATAA
- a CDS encoding malic enzyme-like NAD(P)-binding protein — MSTKVTKEEALEYHRVPNPGKVAISTTTRLETQKDLSLAYSPGVAYPCEEIQKNPELAFEYTSKRNLVAVISNGTAVLGLGDIGAIASKPVMEGKSVLFKKFAAVDSFDIEVDEKDIDKFCDIVKAISPTFGGINLEDIKAPECFEIEKRLVEELNIPVMHDDQHGTAIITSAALINASEMMGKKLEDMKVVVVGAGASAIACSTMYKELGIKNLIMCDSKGVIHKDRTDLNKYKKEFITQTDITTMEEAFENADMVLGLSRPGTFTLEHIKLMSEEPIVFTLANPTPELFPEEVRSVKPKAIIGTGRSDYANQVNNVLGFPFIFRGALDVQARKINMPMKMAAAKAIANLAKEPITEELRASFGDLSYGREYIIPIPFDKRLMVEVSSAVANSAVETGVARVKDFNLEEYREKLASMI; from the coding sequence ATGAGTACAAAAGTTACTAAAGAAGAAGCATTAGAGTATCACAGAGTTCCAAATCCAGGAAAAGTTGCAATTTCAACAACTACTAGATTGGAAACTCAAAAAGATTTATCATTAGCATATTCTCCGGGAGTTGCGTATCCTTGTGAAGAGATTCAAAAAAATCCAGAATTAGCTTTTGAATATACATCAAAAAGAAATCTTGTAGCAGTTATTTCTAATGGAACGGCTGTTCTTGGACTTGGTGATATTGGAGCAATTGCATCAAAACCTGTAATGGAAGGAAAATCTGTATTATTCAAAAAATTTGCAGCAGTAGATTCTTTTGATATAGAAGTTGATGAAAAAGATATTGATAAATTTTGTGATATTGTAAAGGCTATTTCTCCTACTTTTGGTGGAATAAATCTTGAAGATATTAAAGCTCCTGAGTGTTTTGAAATTGAAAAAAGACTTGTTGAAGAGTTAAATATTCCAGTTATGCACGATGACCAACATGGAACGGCAATTATTACAAGTGCTGCACTTATTAATGCAAGTGAAATGATGGGAAAAAAATTAGAAGATATGAAAGTAGTTGTGGTTGGAGCAGGGGCTTCAGCGATTGCTTGTTCAACGATGTATAAAGAACTAGGAATTAAAAATTTAATTATGTGTGATTCAAAAGGTGTAATACATAAAGATAGAACTGATTTAAACAAATATAAAAAAGAGTTTATTACCCAAACTGATATAACAACAATGGAAGAGGCATTTGAAAATGCAGATATGGTTTTAGGTTTATCAAGACCTGGGACATTTACACTAGAACATATAAAACTTATGAGTGAAGAACCAATTGTATTTACTTTAGCAAATCCAACACCTGAACTTTTTCCTGAAGAAGTAAGATCTGTAAAACCAAAAGCAATTATTGGAACAGGGCGTTCAGATTATGCTAATCAAGTAAACAATGTTTTAGGTTTCCCTTTTATTTTTAGAGGTGCACTTGATGTTCAAGCAAGAAAAATAAATATGCCAATGAAAATGGCAGCTGCAAAAGCTATTGCAAATCTTGCAAAAGAGCCAATTACAGAAGAATTAAGAGCTTCATTTGGTGATTTATCTTATGGAAGAGAGTATATTATTCCAATTCCTTTTGATAAAAGATTAATGGTTGAAGTTTCATCAGCTGTTGCAAATAGTGCAGTTGAAACAGGTGTTGCAAGAGTAAAAGATTTTAATTTGGAAGAATATAGAGAAAAACTAGCTTCTATGATATAA
- a CDS encoding tRNA (cytidine(34)-2'-O)-methyltransferase has product MFNIVLLEPRIPGNVGTIGRLAFALNCTLHLIKPYGFGEITEKEVRRAGLDYWFDLDVREYENIEDFWAKNPFNDRHFFATTKTKQVYFETSYEVGDYFYFGREDAGLPQSILDKSPKTCITIPMTNDARSLNIANSVSIVAYEALRQNFKDFK; this is encoded by the coding sequence ATGTTTAATATAGTTTTATTAGAACCAAGAATCCCTGGAAATGTGGGAACTATTGGAAGACTTGCATTTGCACTTAACTGTACACTTCACCTAATTAAACCTTATGGTTTTGGTGAAATTACAGAAAAAGAAGTTCGTCGTGCTGGACTTGATTATTGGTTTGATTTAGATGTTAGAGAGTATGAAAATATCGAAGATTTTTGGGCAAAAAATCCATTTAATGATAGACACTTTTTCGCAACTACAAAAACAAAACAAGTTTATTTTGAAACAAGTTATGAAGTAGGAGATTATTTTTATTTTGGAAGAGAAGATGCTGGACTTCCTCAATCTATTTTAGATAAAAGTCCAAAAACTTGTATTACAATTCCAATGACAAATGATGCAAGAAGTTTAAATATTGCAAACTCAGTTTCAATTGTTGCTTACGAAGCTTTAAGACAAAACTTTAAAGATTTTAAATAA
- a CDS encoding shikimate dehydrogenase — protein sequence MTKKFVIFGNPVAHSKSPQMQNAGLKYINFDGVYEKHHLEDGNTIKEVFLQNGYSGANITVPHKEFAFANADIVKGIAKEIEAVNTYVIEEGKVVAYNTDAPGFLKAIESFGKVQNVLLLGAGGTAKAISLALKEKNIKVTVLNRSEGKLDFFKNHNITSYSWENFKPEIYDLVVNSTSAGLKDDYLPAPKEIIEPILKNASFTFDCIYGKVTPFLALASKNNCQIKDGEDMLLYQGVLAFELFTNTKADKMVVEAMRKGLKQG from the coding sequence ATGACTAAAAAATTTGTAATCTTTGGAAATCCAGTAGCTCACTCTAAATCTCCACAAATGCAAAATGCAGGATTAAAATATATAAATTTTGATGGAGTTTATGAAAAACATCATTTAGAAGATGGAAATACTATAAAAGAAGTATTTTTACAAAATGGATATAGTGGTGCAAATATCACTGTTCCACATAAAGAGTTTGCTTTTGCAAATGCTGATATTGTAAAAGGAATAGCAAAAGAGATTGAAGCTGTTAATACTTATGTTATTGAAGAGGGAAAAGTAGTTGCTTACAACACAGATGCACCAGGATTTTTAAAAGCAATAGAGAGTTTTGGAAAAGTACAAAATGTACTTCTTTTAGGAGCTGGAGGAACAGCAAAAGCTATTAGTTTAGCCCTAAAAGAAAAAAATATAAAAGTAACTGTTTTAAATAGAAGTGAAGGAAAATTAGATTTTTTTAAAAATCACAATATTACTTCATACTCTTGGGAAAACTTCAAACCTGAAATTTATGATTTAGTTGTAAACTCTACAAGTGCTGGATTAAAAGATGATTATTTACCTGCACCAAAAGAGATAATTGAACCAATACTTAAAAATGCCTCTTTTACTTTTGATTGTATTTATGGAAAAGTAACTCCATTTTTAGCTCTTGCAAGTAAAAATAATTGTCAAATAAAAGACGGTGAAGATATGCTTTTATATCAAGGTGTTTTAGCATTTGAACTATTTACTAACACAAAAGCCGATAAAATGGTAGTTGAAGCCATGAGAAAAGGTTTAAAACAAGGGTAA
- a CDS encoding Na/Pi cotransporter family protein, translated as MTKKLFVPILFLVIAYFVISMENLTVILSGIAIFLIGMFFMQDGFKLLSGGILEKLLQKFTSNTFYAILTGFLSTSVVQSSSIISLVVISFLSVELITLVQGIGIIFGSNLGSTTTAWIVSSLGVDVKISIYAMPMILFGVLLRFFKNNSYKGLGNVLLGLGFIFLGISYMKDGFDTLKNSIDLASYSMEGALGIIVYILIGAIATVVIQSSAATLAIIITALSAGSIIYINALALAIGANVGTTFTAIIASLASNENGKRVAFAHFTFNVITAIIITTFIYSFKDLVDFLAPYLGISENNYTMKLSLFHTIFSLFGIILLSPFINQIVNLSKKLIKTKISAASRPKYLLDSNLTIPDTAIVSIRKETISLYENCQKAMLHALNLHTSNLKTKEDLKLQISKEVSKIDTNIDEIYHTNLKIIYSEIIKYSSFAQENMTSSQQREVADIKRCAKLIVEVLKDTRDIQKNLNFYLKSRNEYIKEEYNLLREELAAILIDINLLDSQETELEKLTQLEVIKSTLKTNDLLKSGKIDALIREDKIKATMATSLINDSATVYSIQKKLVEMASILFFNNTLLKEIGNK; from the coding sequence ATGACTAAAAAATTATTTGTACCTATTTTATTTTTAGTTATTGCATATTTTGTAATTTCTATGGAAAATTTAACTGTGATTCTATCTGGAATTGCAATTTTTTTAATTGGTATGTTTTTTATGCAAGATGGTTTTAAACTATTATCGGGAGGAATTTTAGAAAAATTGCTTCAAAAGTTTACAAGCAACACCTTTTATGCCATTTTAACTGGATTTCTTTCAACATCTGTTGTACAAAGTTCATCTATTATCTCTTTAGTTGTTATCTCATTTTTATCTGTTGAGTTAATAACTTTAGTTCAAGGAATTGGAATAATTTTTGGTTCAAATCTTGGAAGTACAACAACAGCTTGGATAGTTTCAAGTTTAGGAGTAGATGTAAAAATTTCAATTTATGCAATGCCAATGATTCTTTTTGGAGTACTATTACGATTTTTTAAAAATAACAGTTATAAAGGACTCGGAAATGTATTATTGGGTTTAGGGTTTATTTTTCTTGGTATTTCTTATATGAAAGATGGATTTGATACATTAAAAAATTCAATTGATTTAGCTTCTTATTCTATGGAAGGAGCTTTAGGAATTATTGTTTATATTCTAATAGGAGCAATTGCAACGGTTGTTATTCAATCAAGTGCTGCAACCTTAGCGATTATTATTACAGCTTTAAGTGCTGGAAGTATCATATATATAAATGCTTTAGCTTTAGCAATTGGAGCAAATGTTGGAACAACTTTTACTGCAATTATTGCTTCATTGGCTTCAAATGAAAATGGAAAAAGAGTTGCTTTTGCTCACTTTACTTTCAATGTTATTACAGCAATTATTATAACTACATTTATTTATTCATTTAAAGATTTAGTCGATTTTTTAGCACCTTATTTGGGTATTAGTGAAAATAATTACACTATGAAATTATCTTTGTTTCATACAATATTTAGTTTATTTGGAATTATTTTATTATCTCCTTTTATAAATCAAATAGTTAACTTATCAAAAAAATTAATTAAAACGAAAATCTCAGCTGCATCAAGACCTAAATACCTATTAGATTCAAATTTAACAATTCCAGATACAGCAATTGTTTCAATAAGAAAAGAGACTATAAGTTTATATGAAAATTGTCAAAAAGCAATGCTTCATGCTTTAAATTTACATACAAGTAATTTAAAAACAAAAGAAGATTTAAAACTTCAAATATCAAAAGAAGTTTCAAAAATTGATACAAATATTGATGAGATTTATCATACAAATCTAAAAATTATTTATAGTGAAATCATAAAATACTCTTCTTTTGCACAAGAAAATATGACAAGTTCTCAACAAAGAGAGGTTGCTGATATAAAAAGATGTGCAAAACTTATTGTAGAAGTATTAAAAGATACAAGAGATATTCAAAAAAATCTAAATTTTTATCTAAAAAGTAGAAATGAATATATAAAAGAGGAGTATAATTTACTAAGAGAAGAGTTAGCAGCTATTTTAATTGATATAAATTTACTTGATAGTCAAGAAACAGAGCTTGAGAAACTTACACAATTGGAAGTTATAAAATCAACTCTTAAAACAAATGACTTATTAAAATCAGGGAAAATTGACGCTTTAATCAGAGAAGATAAAATCAAAGCAACAATGGCAACTTCACTTATCAATGATAGTGCAACTGTTTATTCTATTCAGAAAAAACTTGTTGAAATGGCAAGTATATTGTTTTTTAACAATACACTACTAAAAGAGATAGGAAACAAATAA
- a CDS encoding methyl-accepting chemotaxis protein, which translates to MLDNISIKTKLISLSIIISLSFVLILFIELLSINKISEIENIGTQINKLEIQQLELRKNEKDFLSRKDLKYLEKFNENISNIQKISSTLDTNFDLFDLDKTKLNNYNTIIKDYSTIFTKIVNLQQKIGLKEDNGLYGSLRNSVHLVQEFAKKSNDNYLLATVYDLRKQEKDFMLRLDEKYVENFNKIIIKLEKDEKYKEIIPLISSYKTDFLNLVTSEKEKGFNENSGMMKEMRDIVHKCAKSQEILTTGISQKIVELHDKIVFYSYSIIIIIALFIIIALLYISRVINKSLSTFQEGLGEFFAFLNNETKNINLLDDKNDNEFGNMSKIINSNIIKVQENIIKDKALIDDATKVANDIKDGHLSSRIVTNSNSNELNELKNVINLMLENLSSNINNILEVLKNYSNYDYTKRVNTKLVKGDILELCENINQVGNTITKMLVDSKTIGLNLQNSAHILVDNVKFLTQNANTTAASLEETAAAVEEITSTIAKNSQNINEMSQYSKNVISALKTGEELANRTTTSMDEINAQVIAINESITLIDQIAFQTNILSLNAAVEAATAGEAGRGFAVVAAEVRNLASRSAEVAREIKILVENATSKANIGKEIASNMIEGYATLNSNIQNTVNLINSVSTASKEQQIGMEQINSSINQLDQQTQEIATISSTTQQIAQETNNIAIEIVKNSDEKEFDGKNSIKIQEKR; encoded by the coding sequence TTTATTTATAGAACTTCTTTCTATAAATAAAATCAGTGAAATTGAAAATATTGGTACACAAATTAATAAACTAGAGATTCAACAGTTGGAATTAAGAAAAAATGAAAAAGATTTTCTTTCAAGAAAAGATTTAAAATATCTTGAAAAATTTAATGAAAACATATCAAATATTCAAAAAATTAGTTCAACGTTAGATACTAATTTTGACTTATTTGATTTAGATAAAACGAAATTAAATAACTACAACACTATTATAAAAGATTACTCTACAATTTTTACAAAAATTGTTAATCTACAACAAAAAATAGGATTAAAAGAGGACAATGGTTTATATGGTTCACTAAGAAATAGTGTACATTTAGTTCAAGAATTTGCAAAAAAATCAAATGATAATTATCTACTTGCAACAGTTTATGATTTAAGAAAACAAGAAAAAGATTTTATGCTAAGACTTGATGAAAAATATGTAGAGAATTTTAATAAAATTATTATAAAACTTGAAAAAGATGAAAAATATAAAGAGATAATACCTTTAATTTCTAGTTATAAAACAGATTTTTTGAATCTTGTAACTTCTGAAAAAGAAAAAGGTTTTAATGAAAATTCTGGAATGATGAAAGAGATGAGAGATATTGTTCACAAATGTGCAAAATCTCAAGAAATTTTAACTACAGGAATTAGTCAAAAAATAGTTGAATTACACGATAAAATAGTATTTTATTCTTATAGTATAATCATAATTATCGCTTTATTTATTATTATTGCTCTTTTATATATTAGTAGAGTAATCAATAAATCTTTATCAACTTTTCAAGAAGGGTTAGGAGAGTTTTTTGCATTTTTAAATAATGAAACAAAAAATATAAATCTTTTAGATGACAAAAATGATAATGAATTTGGAAATATGTCTAAAATCATCAACTCAAATATAATCAAAGTTCAAGAAAATATCATAAAAGATAAAGCATTGATTGATGATGCAACAAAAGTTGCAAATGATATAAAAGATGGTCATTTAAGTAGTAGAATTGTGACAAATTCAAACTCAAATGAGTTAAATGAACTAAAAAATGTAATCAATTTAATGCTTGAAAATTTAAGTTCAAATATAAATAATATTTTAGAAGTATTAAAAAATTATAGTAATTATGATTATACAAAAAGAGTAAATACAAAATTAGTTAAAGGTGATATTTTAGAACTTTGTGAAAATATAAATCAAGTTGGAAATACTATTACAAAAATGTTAGTTGATAGTAAAACTATAGGTTTAAATTTACAAAATAGTGCTCATATTTTAGTAGATAATGTTAAATTTTTAACTCAAAATGCAAATACGACAGCTGCTTCTTTAGAAGAAACAGCTGCTGCTGTTGAAGAAATCACATCAACTATTGCTAAAAATAGTCAAAATATAAATGAAATGTCACAATACTCTAAAAATGTAATTTCTGCTTTAAAAACTGGTGAAGAGTTAGCAAATAGAACAACTACATCAATGGATGAAATAAATGCACAAGTTATAGCAATAAATGAATCAATTACTCTAATTGACCAAATTGCTTTCCAAACAAATATTCTTTCATTAAATGCAGCTGTTGAAGCAGCAACTGCTGGTGAAGCAGGACGTGGATTTGCTGTTGTTGCTGCTGAAGTACGAAATCTTGCAAGTAGAAGTGCTGAAGTTGCACGTGAAATTAAAATATTAGTTGAAAATGCAACATCAAAAGCAAATATTGGAAAAGAAATAGCTTCAAATATGATAGAAGGATACGCAACTTTAAATAGCAATATTCAAAATACAGTAAATTTAATAAATAGTGTTTCAACTGCATCAAAAGAACAACAAATAGGAATGGAGCAAATAAATAGTTCTATTAATCAACTAGACCAACAAACTCAAGAAATAGCAACTATCTCTTCAACTACTCAACAAATTGCACAAGAGACAAATAATATTGCAATTGAAATAGTAAAAAATAGTGATGAAAAAGAGTTCGATGGAAAAAACAGTATAAAAATTCAAGAAAAAAGATAA
- the purU gene encoding formyltetrahydrofolate deformylase, with translation MEEYILLIDTEDSKGLVYNISKVLFANNLNIEQNAEYVDPETKKFFMRSIISGKVSKNILLKELTEVLPAGASIKLNKKEKKDVVILATKESHVLGDLLIRYIAGELNANIKAVIANHDHLKELVEKFNIPFTSISAEGMSREEHEDKMIAKISEYEPELIVLAKYMRILTPKFVETFPKKVLNIHHSFLPAFIGANPYKQAHERGVKIIGATAHYVTNDLDEGPIIFQDVVRVDHSYSWEDMRNAGRNVEKIVLSNAFELLLNDRVFVHGNKTVIL, from the coding sequence ATGGAAGAGTATATACTGTTAATTGATACAGAAGATTCAAAAGGTTTGGTTTATAATATTTCAAAAGTACTTTTTGCAAATAACTTAAATATCGAACAAAATGCTGAATATGTTGATCCAGAAACTAAAAAATTTTTTATGAGAAGTATAATCTCTGGAAAAGTTTCAAAAAATATCTTACTAAAAGAACTAACAGAAGTTTTACCAGCTGGAGCATCAATTAAATTAAACAAAAAAGAGAAAAAAGATGTTGTTATTTTAGCAACTAAAGAGTCTCACGTTTTAGGTGATTTATTGATTAGATACATTGCTGGAGAATTAAATGCAAATATAAAAGCAGTTATTGCAAATCATGACCATTTAAAAGAGTTAGTAGAAAAATTCAATATTCCTTTCACTTCTATTAGTGCAGAAGGAATGAGTAGAGAAGAACACGAAGATAAAATGATTGCAAAAATTTCTGAGTATGAACCTGAACTTATTGTTCTTGCAAAATATATGAGAATTTTAACTCCAAAATTTGTAGAAACTTTCCCTAAAAAAGTTTTAAATATCCATCACTCATTTTTACCAGCATTTATTGGAGCAAATCCATATAAACAAGCTCACGAAAGAGGTGTTAAGATTATTGGAGCAACTGCTCATTATGTTACAAATGATTTGGATGAAGGTCCGATTATTTTCCAAGATGTGGTAAGAGTTGACCATAGTTATTCTTGGGAAGATATGAGAAATGCAGGAAGAAATGTAGAAAAAATCGTTTTATCAAATGCATTTGAACTACTTTTAAATGATAGAGTTTTTGTTCATGGAAACAAAACGGTAATTTTATAA